Proteins co-encoded in one Syntrophus gentianae genomic window:
- the cysK gene encoding cysteine synthase A, translating to MKIYEDNSRSIGNTPLVKLNSLTKGMPATVLAKVEGRNPAYSVKCRIGAAMIWDAEERGVLRPGVEIVEPTSGNTGIALAYVAAARGYKLTLTMPETMSLERRRVLAAFGANLVLTPGAEGMKGAIGRAEAMAASAPERYYLPQQFKNPANPAIHEKTTGPEIWTDTDGTVDVLVSGVGTGGTISGVSRYIKKTMGKQILSVAVEPKESPVISQKLAGEELKPGPHKIQGIGAGFIPDTLDLSLVDRVEQVESSEAVEMARRLAREEGILVGISCGAATAAALRLAGREEFAGKTFVVILPDAGERYLSTVLFEGIGE from the coding sequence ATGAAAATCTATGAAGACAATTCCCGTTCCATCGGCAACACGCCGCTGGTGAAACTGAATTCTCTCACGAAGGGGATGCCGGCCACGGTCCTCGCCAAGGTGGAAGGCCGGAATCCCGCTTATTCGGTGAAATGCCGGATCGGTGCGGCCATGATCTGGGATGCCGAAGAGCGCGGTGTCCTTCGCCCCGGGGTGGAAATTGTCGAGCCGACGAGCGGCAACACGGGAATCGCCCTTGCCTATGTGGCGGCTGCCCGGGGGTATAAACTGACCCTCACGATGCCTGAGACGATGAGTCTGGAACGCCGCCGGGTTCTTGCCGCTTTTGGCGCGAATCTGGTTCTGACACCTGGGGCGGAAGGAATGAAAGGGGCTATCGGCCGGGCGGAGGCGATGGCCGCCTCGGCTCCGGAACGTTATTATCTCCCTCAGCAGTTCAAAAATCCGGCAAATCCCGCCATCCATGAGAAGACCACCGGTCCGGAGATCTGGACGGATACGGACGGAACCGTGGATGTCCTCGTGTCCGGCGTCGGGACGGGAGGAACCATCTCCGGGGTATCGCGCTATATCAAGAAAACCATGGGCAAACAGATTTTGTCCGTGGCGGTGGAACCCAAGGAAAGCCCGGTGATTTCCCAGAAACTGGCCGGAGAGGAACTCAAGCCGGGACCGCACAAGATTCAAGGCATCGGCGCCGGATTTATTCCCGACACCCTGGATCTTTCGCTGGTGGACCGGGTGGAGCAGGTGGAAAGTTCGGAGGCCGTGGAAATGGCCCGGAGATTGGCCCGGGAGGAGGGAATCCTTGTCGGCATCTCCTGTGGGGCGGCCACAGCTGCCGCGTTGCGCTTGGCCGGTCGGGAAGAGTTTGCCGGCAAGACCTTTGT
- the epsC gene encoding serine O-acetyltransferase EpsC: MINAELLWKNKPEALPNQEMASLVDALCSINHGLDGGYRKGQQHQSLPSQKVIGEVLETLRAIIFPGYFGFSHLKKDSIHFHIGSALDRVQPILVDQIEKGLCFACRDSETCLSDCTDQAQAIVTRFLHQLPAIQEILMKDACAAYEGDPAAYSLDEVIFCYPGLQALTNFRLAHELYKQEVPFIPRMIAEQAHSLTGIDIHPGAEIGDSFFIDHGAGVVIGETSIIGNRVRIYQGVTLGAKSFQKDEAGMLVKGTPRHPILEDDVIVYSGATILGRVTIGRGSVIGGNVWLVNSVPPNSRITQAQVCQSDFSDGAGI; this comes from the coding sequence ATGATCAACGCGGAACTTTTATGGAAGAACAAACCAGAGGCCCTTCCGAATCAGGAGATGGCATCGCTTGTCGACGCCCTCTGCTCCATCAACCATGGTCTCGACGGCGGCTATCGGAAGGGTCAGCAGCACCAGTCCCTGCCTTCACAGAAAGTCATCGGGGAAGTTCTGGAGACGCTGCGGGCCATCATCTTTCCCGGCTATTTCGGATTCTCACATCTGAAAAAGGACAGCATCCATTTCCATATCGGGTCTGCACTGGATCGCGTTCAGCCTATCCTTGTCGATCAGATCGAAAAGGGGCTCTGCTTTGCCTGCCGGGACAGCGAGACCTGCCTCTCCGATTGCACCGATCAGGCCCAGGCCATCGTGACCCGGTTTCTTCATCAGCTTCCGGCCATCCAGGAAATACTCATGAAAGACGCCTGTGCGGCCTACGAAGGGGACCCGGCGGCTTACAGCCTGGATGAAGTCATCTTCTGCTATCCGGGACTGCAGGCACTCACGAATTTCCGCCTGGCACACGAACTTTACAAACAGGAGGTTCCTTTCATCCCCCGCATGATCGCGGAGCAGGCCCACAGTCTCACCGGCATCGACATTCATCCCGGTGCGGAGATCGGGGATTCCTTCTTCATCGATCACGGGGCCGGTGTGGTGATCGGCGAAACCAGCATCATCGGCAACCGGGTGCGTATCTATCAGGGCGTCACCCTGGGGGCGAAGAGTTTCCAGAAGGATGAAGCGGGCATGCTGGTCAAAGGGACACCCCGTCATCCCATTCTTGAAGATGACGTCATCGTCTATTCCGGGGCCACCATCCTGGGCCGGGTTACCATTGGCCGAGGATCGGTCATCGGGGGCAATGTCTGGCTCGTCAACAGCGTGCCCCCCAACAGCCGGATCACCCAGGCCCAGGTCTGCCAGAGTGATTTCAGCGACGGTGCGGGAATCTGA
- a CDS encoding Kelch repeat-containing protein — MRNGRVLLIGGAAGDTDNTHALAEIFDPVSKTFRATGSMHQKRNGHCSVALENGNVLVAGGSGGRMIPELKSVELYNARTGRFSVIGNMSVNRMASPACTLLLDGNVVLTGGVYEGTMGSGNTIVDRFDSKRSTLALRVGELNAPRSGSGHAAILLNTGNILNTGGMSDYQSFASPAAELYDPVQNRSSALSIQPTGGPGHYAAAALPDGKVILMKKGDVTYPEYYDPACWQFETVLGAGAFKMNPAKSAIVPLRSGKILFFTGQQLRLFDPAGNSTELIDLPQQIRDGRCIELNNGQLFCADLEKKSAALLTLGE; from the coding sequence ATGAGAAATGGTCGGGTCCTTTTGATCGGGGGCGCCGCGGGCGATACGGACAATACCCATGCCTTGGCGGAAATATTTGACCCGGTTTCAAAAACGTTCCGAGCCACGGGTTCGATGCATCAAAAAAGGAACGGGCACTGCAGTGTTGCCCTGGAAAACGGCAATGTCCTCGTGGCGGGAGGTTCAGGCGGGCGGATGATCCCGGAACTGAAGAGCGTCGAGTTGTACAATGCACGGACAGGCCGGTTCTCCGTGATCGGGAACATGTCGGTCAACAGAATGGCCTCTCCCGCCTGTACTCTGTTGCTCGATGGCAATGTGGTCCTTACGGGAGGCGTCTACGAGGGAACGATGGGCAGCGGCAACACCATCGTTGACCGTTTCGACTCAAAACGTTCAACCCTCGCCTTGCGTGTCGGAGAGCTCAATGCGCCGCGATCCGGATCCGGACATGCGGCAATTCTATTGAATACCGGGAATATTTTGAATACCGGTGGGATGAGCGACTACCAGTCCTTTGCATCGCCGGCTGCCGAACTGTATGATCCGGTACAAAATCGGTCTTCTGCCCTGAGCATTCAGCCCACAGGCGGGCCGGGTCATTATGCCGCTGCCGCCCTGCCGGACGGAAAAGTGATCCTCATGAAGAAAGGCGATGTAACCTACCCTGAATATTATGATCCTGCCTGCTGGCAATTTGAAACGGTTCTGGGGGCAGGGGCATTCAAAATGAATCCGGCAAAATCAGCCATTGTTCCTCTGAGGAGTGGAAAAATCCTGTTTTTCACCGGACAACAGTTGAGACTCTTCGATCCGGCCGGAAATTCGACGGAACTGATTGATCTCCCTCAACAGATTAGAGATGGCCGGTGTATCGAACTGAATAACGGTCAGCTCTTCTGTGCAGACCTGGAGAAAAAAAGCGCGGCGCTTCTGACGCTCGGTGAATGA
- the nadA gene encoding quinolinate synthase NadA, producing MENILEKIQELKRERQAVILAHNYQRPEVQDIADYVGDSLGLSIQAASTDAKVIIFCGVHFMAETAKIFSPEKTVLIPDPDAGCPMADMITGEQLRGLKAQHPDAQVLCYVNTSAEVKAECDLCCTSANAVTMVQEVLKDAKEIIFAPDQYLAAYVAEKTGRTFIPWHGFCPTHAKILPEDVEREKARHPNAVVLAHPECRPAVTHLADIVASTEGMCRYVQETAATEIIVGTEVGIIHRMRKENPGKVFYPVSEQAVCPNMKRITLEKVLWSLQDMVHEVNPPLEIARRAYASIEKMLNYRS from the coding sequence ATGGAAAATATTCTTGAGAAAATTCAGGAACTGAAGCGGGAGCGTCAGGCCGTGATCCTGGCGCACAATTATCAGCGTCCGGAAGTGCAGGATATCGCCGATTACGTCGGCGATTCCCTGGGGCTGTCCATCCAGGCCGCCTCGACGGATGCCAAGGTCATTATCTTCTGCGGTGTTCACTTCATGGCCGAAACGGCCAAGATCTTTTCGCCGGAAAAGACGGTCTTGATCCCCGATCCCGATGCGGGATGTCCCATGGCGGACATGATCACCGGAGAGCAGTTGCGGGGACTGAAAGCCCAGCATCCCGACGCACAGGTGCTCTGCTATGTGAATACCTCGGCGGAAGTCAAGGCGGAGTGTGATCTCTGCTGCACGTCGGCCAATGCCGTTACGATGGTCCAGGAAGTCCTGAAAGACGCCAAGGAAATCATCTTTGCGCCGGACCAGTATCTCGCGGCTTATGTGGCGGAGAAGACCGGGCGGACCTTTATTCCCTGGCACGGCTTCTGCCCGACCCACGCCAAGATCCTGCCGGAAGATGTCGAGCGCGAAAAGGCGCGGCATCCCAACGCAGTGGTCCTGGCCCATCCGGAATGCCGGCCGGCAGTGACCCATCTGGCCGATATTGTGGCCTCAACGGAAGGGATGTGCCGCTATGTGCAGGAAACGGCGGCCACGGAAATCATCGTCGGGACGGAGGTCGGGATCATCCACCGGATGCGGAAGGAGAACCCCGGAAAGGTCTTCTATCCGGTCTCCGAACAGGCCGTCTGTCCGAACATGAAGCGCATCACCCTGGAGAAGGTTCTGTGGAGCCTGCAGGATATGGTGCATGAAGTGAATCCACCGCTGGAGATTGCCCGGCGGGCTTATGCCAGCATCGAGAAGATGCTGAACTACCGTTCATGA
- the ccsB gene encoding c-type cytochrome biogenesis protein CcsB, giving the protein MSHTLILSWVTFIYFGAFVLYLFRMILSRKFWGRLASFAAWTGFAAQTAAILWRWKASYDLGIGHAPLSNLYESMIFFAWTIMLLHLVIEWRTASRGFGVFVVPLAFLAMAYASIAPGVNNSIQPLIPALQSNWLTSHVMTCFLGYAGFAFAFGCGLMYFLKISDENKAGKSEGFLKRLPSLATLDLMIYQSIALGFVFLTIGIMTGSIWAHYAWGSYWSWDPKETWSLVTWIIYAVTLHVQYIRGWRGKRMAFMTVIGFASVLFTYLGVNYLPGLHSYLNG; this is encoded by the coding sequence ATGAGTCACACACTCATCCTGAGTTGGGTCACCTTTATTTATTTCGGCGCCTTCGTCCTGTACCTCTTCCGCATGATTCTCAGCAGAAAGTTCTGGGGCAGGCTGGCATCCTTCGCTGCTTGGACGGGTTTTGCCGCCCAGACGGCCGCCATCCTCTGGAGATGGAAGGCATCCTACGATCTGGGAATTGGCCATGCGCCGCTTTCCAATCTCTATGAATCGATGATCTTCTTCGCCTGGACGATCATGCTGCTGCATCTCGTCATCGAATGGCGAACCGCCAGCAGAGGATTCGGCGTCTTTGTCGTTCCCCTGGCATTTCTGGCAATGGCCTATGCCTCGATCGCCCCCGGCGTCAACAACAGCATTCAGCCCCTTATACCCGCCCTGCAGAGCAACTGGCTGACAAGCCACGTGATGACCTGCTTTCTGGGTTATGCAGGCTTCGCCTTCGCCTTCGGCTGCGGATTGATGTACTTCCTGAAAATATCGGATGAAAACAAGGCGGGAAAATCGGAGGGGTTTCTTAAACGGCTTCCGTCATTGGCAACCCTCGATCTCATGATCTACCAGAGCATCGCCCTGGGCTTTGTCTTTCTGACCATCGGCATCATGACCGGCTCCATCTGGGCCCATTATGCCTGGGGCTCTTACTGGAGCTGGGATCCCAAGGAAACGTGGTCGCTCGTCACCTGGATTATCTATGCCGTCACCCTCCATGTCCAGTACATCCGGGGCTGGCGGGGAAAGCGCATGGCCTTCATGACGGTGATCGGATTTGCCTCCGTCCTGTTCACTTACCTCGGCGTCAACTACCTGCCGGGCCTGCATAGTTATCTGAATGGATAA
- the mnmA gene encoding tRNA 2-thiouridine(34) synthase MnmA, producing MKKKVLLAISGGVDSSVAGWLLREEGYEVAGVTMCLGVREEGNKTRCCGRDAIEDAREVCGMLGIPHYVLDYAPLLESCVIDKFVREYRLGRTPNPCIDCNRYLKFGRLLQQARAMGFDCLATGHYARIERKEDRWVLKKPKDSGKDQTYFLYPIPFEALGHILFPLADHTKEEVREIARQAHLPISEKPESQDLCFVTQDSYGEFLRELGCPVQPGPIVDRSGRILGEHSGTVFYTIGQRHGLRISSPYPLYVVAIDAVHNSVIVGEKQDVYASALIAGEMNWLTPERPRQAEAKIRYRKRTSPCRIVPEGDRIRITFAEEQDAITPGQAVVLYSGDEVLGGGVIEEVIRNNP from the coding sequence TTGAAGAAAAAGGTTCTACTGGCCATCAGCGGTGGCGTGGATTCTTCCGTGGCCGGATGGCTCCTGAGGGAAGAGGGATATGAGGTCGCCGGGGTCACCATGTGTCTCGGCGTGCGCGAGGAGGGAAACAAAACCCGCTGCTGCGGCAGGGACGCCATCGAGGATGCCCGGGAAGTCTGCGGGATGCTGGGGATTCCCCATTATGTTCTGGACTATGCGCCGCTCCTGGAAAGCTGCGTAATCGACAAATTCGTGCGGGAATACCGCCTCGGCCGGACGCCCAATCCCTGCATCGACTGCAACCGGTATCTGAAATTTGGCCGCCTGCTGCAACAGGCCCGCGCCATGGGATTCGATTGCCTGGCCACCGGTCATTACGCCAGGATCGAGCGGAAAGAGGACCGCTGGGTTCTAAAGAAACCGAAAGATTCGGGGAAGGATCAGACCTATTTTCTCTACCCCATACCCTTCGAGGCCCTGGGGCATATCCTCTTCCCCCTTGCCGACCATACGAAGGAAGAGGTGCGGGAAATCGCCCGGCAGGCCCACCTCCCGATCTCAGAAAAGCCGGAGAGCCAGGATCTCTGCTTCGTGACCCAGGACAGTTACGGGGAATTCCTCCGGGAACTGGGGTGTCCGGTCCAGCCGGGGCCCATTGTCGATCGTTCCGGGCGGATCCTGGGAGAGCATTCGGGGACGGTCTTCTACACCATCGGTCAGCGCCACGGCCTGAGGATCAGTTCACCCTATCCCCTCTACGTGGTGGCCATCGATGCGGTTCACAATTCGGTGATCGTGGGCGAAAAGCAGGATGTCTATGCCTCGGCACTCATCGCCGGCGAGATGAACTGGTTGACTCCGGAACGGCCCCGGCAAGCGGAAGCCAAAATCCGGTATAGGAAGAGAACCTCGCCCTGCAGAATTGTTCCCGAGGGGGATCGAATCCGGATCACTTTTGCAGAAGAGCAGGACGCCATCACCCCCGGACAGGCCGTTGTCCTTTACTCTGGGGATGAAGTTCTGGGAGGGGGCGTTATCGAGGAAGTCATCCGCAATAATCCTTAA
- a CDS encoding O-acetylhomoserine aminocarboxypropyltransferase/cysteine synthase family protein: MSTISKSLKRETLLLHGGQEPDPTTGARAVPIYQTTSYSFRDTEHAANLFALKEPGNIYTRLMNPTTDVLEKRIALLDGGVGALATASGQAAITLALLNIAQAGDEIVSADNLYGGTYNLFHYTFPRLGIKVRFVKSNDLKALEQAITPKTKAFYAESLGNPKLDVTDLEGVAALTRAYGIPFVLDNTVSPYLLKPFDFGVDVIVYSATKFIGGHGTSLGGIIVDSGRFDWTNGRFPLIADPDPSYHGINFVEALKPAGNIAYIIKARVTLLRDMGPALSPFNAFLFLQGLETLHLRMIRHAENALAVARYLERHPKVSWVNYPGLPNSPEKAKADKYLPLGAGAILGFGIKGGLESGRKFIDSLSLVSHLANVGDAKTLAIHPATTTHQQLSAQEQQATGVTPDFIRLSIGIEHIDDILNDLEQAFEKVA; this comes from the coding sequence ATGAGTACGATATCGAAATCCTTAAAGAGAGAAACCCTTCTTCTCCATGGCGGACAGGAACCCGATCCGACGACGGGAGCCCGCGCCGTCCCCATTTACCAGACCACTTCCTATTCCTTCCGGGATACGGAACATGCCGCCAACCTCTTTGCCCTTAAAGAGCCGGGAAACATCTATACCCGGCTGATGAATCCGACCACGGACGTCCTGGAGAAACGCATTGCCCTCCTGGACGGCGGGGTAGGGGCGCTGGCCACGGCAAGCGGGCAGGCTGCCATTACGCTGGCCCTGCTCAACATCGCCCAGGCGGGCGATGAGATTGTTTCCGCCGACAATCTCTACGGCGGCACGTACAACCTCTTTCACTATACCTTTCCCCGCCTGGGGATCAAGGTGCGCTTCGTGAAATCAAACGACCTGAAGGCCCTGGAACAGGCCATCACGCCGAAGACCAAGGCATTCTATGCGGAGTCCCTGGGCAATCCCAAACTCGACGTGACCGATCTGGAGGGTGTCGCCGCCCTTACTCGGGCCTATGGCATTCCCTTTGTCCTGGACAACACCGTTTCACCCTACCTCCTGAAACCCTTCGATTTCGGCGTGGACGTGATTGTTTACTCGGCAACCAAGTTCATCGGGGGACACGGTACCTCCCTGGGCGGCATCATCGTCGATTCGGGAAGATTTGACTGGACGAACGGCAGATTCCCCCTCATCGCCGATCCCGACCCCAGTTACCACGGCATCAACTTTGTGGAAGCCCTGAAACCGGCGGGAAACATCGCCTATATCATCAAGGCGCGAGTGACGCTGCTCCGGGATATGGGGCCCGCCCTATCTCCCTTCAACGCCTTTCTCTTTCTCCAGGGTTTGGAAACGCTCCATCTGCGGATGATCCGTCATGCGGAAAATGCCTTGGCTGTGGCGCGCTATCTGGAAAGGCATCCCAAGGTCTCCTGGGTCAATTACCCGGGGCTGCCCAACAGTCCGGAAAAGGCCAAGGCCGACAAATATCTTCCTCTGGGGGCAGGGGCCATTCTCGGCTTCGGGATTAAAGGTGGGCTGGAGTCCGGGAGAAAGTTCATCGACTCCCTTTCCCTGGTTTCCCACCTGGCCAATGTCGGCGATGCCAAGACCCTGGCCATTCATCCGGCAACGACGACGCATCAGCAGTTGTCAGCCCAGGAGCAGCAGGCGACAGGCGTAACGCCGGATTTCATCCGGCTGTCCATAGGCATCGAACACATCGATGACATCCTGAACGATCTGGAGCAGGCCTTTGAAAAGGTCGCATAA
- a CDS encoding cytochrome c biogenesis protein ResB gives MTETKTSLKSFFSSLKLTVFLLVLIALLFVLGTFLPQREGAMEFAQRLSPALSGLFQILGFFDVYHSPLYYALLGLLAVNLIVCSLNRLSGSWKLYRAPNFPVPDGLFGKVSPDRILLSDKNSESCLSSLESLLKEKFGKIEKNVKDHHTFFALQKGGVSLFSVYAIHMSILFLIAGAIIGSVFGFEGYVNISEGETTNAVFSRGGRDIQRLDFSVRCDKFLLETYENGMPKTYRSDLSFIRDGRVIRQASLLVNHPVQINGFRFYQSSYGSSPDSRAFLSYSTGKGQEKKMAVAAGDSFSLPGSDADVKVLRVAENLMQFGPGVKLDITSPQGRRVQFWVLQHIDEISRMYPELLTQVPLFNPALFKPYRFFLQGIEQRYYTGLQVVRDPGIPMIGLGAFLMVAGLILRYFIPHRRIWIRVDKAGKQTRISLAGRSRHQGGLDRELDLLIRRIREKGIV, from the coding sequence GTGACCGAGACAAAAACATCCCTAAAATCTTTTTTTTCTTCCCTTAAACTCACCGTTTTCCTCTTGGTCCTGATTGCCCTGCTCTTTGTTCTGGGAACGTTTCTTCCTCAGCGAGAGGGCGCCATGGAATTCGCCCAGCGGCTTTCTCCAGCGCTATCCGGTCTTTTCCAGATTCTCGGGTTCTTCGACGTCTATCATTCCCCCCTCTATTACGCCCTTCTGGGATTACTGGCCGTAAATCTGATTGTCTGCTCCCTGAATCGCCTCTCCGGATCATGGAAGTTGTATCGAGCCCCGAATTTTCCTGTGCCGGATGGCCTTTTCGGAAAGGTATCGCCGGATCGGATTTTGTTATCGGACAAAAATTCGGAGAGTTGCCTTTCATCCCTGGAATCCCTGTTAAAAGAGAAGTTCGGGAAAATCGAGAAAAACGTCAAAGACCACCATACCTTCTTTGCCCTGCAGAAGGGTGGCGTTTCGTTGTTCAGCGTTTACGCGATTCACATGAGCATTCTTTTCCTGATCGCAGGCGCAATCATCGGTTCGGTCTTCGGTTTTGAGGGATATGTCAACATCAGCGAGGGAGAAACCACAAACGCCGTCTTCTCCCGGGGAGGAAGGGATATTCAGCGGCTTGATTTTTCGGTGCGCTGCGACAAATTTCTCCTGGAAACTTACGAGAACGGCATGCCAAAAACCTACCGGTCCGATTTGAGCTTTATTAGAGACGGACGGGTCATCCGTCAAGCCTCCCTTCTGGTCAACCATCCGGTCCAGATCAATGGGTTTCGATTTTACCAGTCTTCCTACGGCAGCTCTCCGGACAGCCGCGCCTTTCTGAGCTATTCAACGGGAAAGGGACAGGAGAAGAAAATGGCGGTGGCTGCCGGGGACAGTTTTTCCCTGCCTGGAAGCGACGCCGACGTGAAGGTTCTGCGCGTCGCAGAAAATCTGATGCAGTTTGGACCCGGAGTGAAACTGGATATTACGTCGCCGCAGGGTCGCCGGGTCCAGTTCTGGGTCCTGCAGCATATCGACGAGATTTCGCGGATGTATCCGGAACTGCTAACCCAGGTGCCGCTCTTCAACCCTGCCCTTTTCAAGCCTTACCGCTTTTTCCTCCAGGGAATCGAACAACGCTATTACACGGGGTTGCAGGTCGTCCGTGATCCGGGCATTCCAATGATCGGTCTGGGAGCCTTTCTCATGGTTGCCGGCCTCATTCTGCGATATTTCATCCCTCATCGGCGTATCTGGATCCGCGTCGACAAGGCCGGGAAACAAACGCGGATTTCCCTTGCCGGCAGGAGCCGTCACCAGGGAGGGCTGGATCGGGAACTCGATCTGCTGATCCGGCGAATTCGGGAGAAAGGAATCGTATGA
- the metW gene encoding methionine biosynthesis protein MetW, with protein MNTREQTKNISPDYRIIGNLIDSGARILDLGCGGGDLMAFLARSRSTRGQGIELNESAVYECVRKGLNVCHGDIESGLLEYPDKSFDYVILNQSLQEVRQADALLDDALRVGRRVIVGFPNFAWIGSRCRLFFQGRSPITAALPYRWYDSPNVRFLSINDFRDFCNRKEIEVLKACYLRGDKTVSCLPNLLAEVAVFLLTAKNASQGGG; from the coding sequence ATGAACACTCGTGAACAGACGAAGAATATTTCTCCGGATTACCGGATCATCGGCAATTTGATCGATTCCGGCGCCCGCATCCTGGATCTGGGGTGCGGCGGTGGCGATCTGATGGCCTTCCTGGCCCGGAGCCGTTCTACTCGGGGGCAGGGGATCGAACTGAACGAAAGCGCCGTTTACGAGTGCGTCAGGAAAGGGCTGAATGTGTGCCACGGCGATATTGAGAGCGGACTGCTGGAATATCCCGATAAGTCCTTTGATTACGTCATTCTCAACCAGAGCCTCCAGGAGGTCCGCCAGGCGGACGCCCTGCTGGATGACGCCCTGCGGGTCGGCAGGCGGGTCATCGTCGGCTTTCCCAATTTCGCCTGGATCGGCTCACGCTGCCGCCTCTTCTTCCAGGGGAGGTCTCCGATAACCGCGGCCCTTCCTTATCGCTGGTACGATTCACCCAACGTGCGGTTTCTCAGTATAAACGACTTCCGGGATTTCTGTAACCGGAAGGAGATCGAAGTGCTCAAGGCCTGCTATCTCCGCGGAGATAAAACAGTATCCTGCCTGCCGAATCTGCTGGCCGAAGTGGCGGTCTTTCTTTTAACAGCTAAAAATGCATCCCAAGGGGGAGGTTAA
- the metX gene encoding homoserine O-acetyltransferase MetX: MRECPLDSAHTTGISSGDAVALTEAVETQFFSFGEQPNELILESGEKLGPVTVAYETYGRLNAQKSNAILICHALSGDAHAAGYSADAQKPGWWDNSIGPGKAFDTDRYFVICSNVIGGCKGSTGPASLDPEAGKPYGLSFPVITIRDMVEAQRHLIDFLGIDQLLCVAGGSMGGMQTLQWAASYPERVRSAIPIATTARHSPLQIAFNEVIRQSIMADPAWKDGNYYEDEPPDRGLSIARMIGHITFMSEESMEEKFSRHRTKILKGVPFAPEFAVGGYLHYQGSQFVKRFDANAYLYITRALDYFDLSGDRLLSNEKVRDIRFLILSFSSDWLYPPSQSQDIVRQLKKGQAEVTYCELNSTYGHDAFLVETQGQTQLIRNFLSSNDEHS, translated from the coding sequence ATGAGGGAATGTCCTTTAGATTCGGCGCATACCACGGGGATCTCCTCCGGAGATGCCGTCGCGCTGACAGAAGCCGTTGAGACACAGTTTTTTTCCTTTGGAGAACAGCCGAATGAACTGATTCTGGAAAGCGGGGAAAAACTGGGACCGGTGACCGTGGCTTACGAGACCTATGGGCGGCTGAATGCGCAGAAATCCAACGCCATCCTGATCTGCCATGCCCTCTCCGGGGATGCCCATGCGGCAGGATACTCCGCCGACGCGCAGAAGCCCGGCTGGTGGGATAATTCGATCGGTCCGGGCAAAGCCTTTGACACGGATCGCTACTTTGTCATCTGCTCCAACGTGATCGGGGGATGCAAGGGGTCGACGGGGCCGGCTTCCCTTGATCCGGAAGCGGGGAAACCCTATGGGCTGAGTTTCCCGGTCATCACCATCCGGGATATGGTTGAGGCGCAGCGCCACCTGATTGATTTTCTCGGCATCGATCAGTTGCTCTGCGTCGCTGGTGGGTCCATGGGCGGGATGCAGACCCTGCAGTGGGCCGCTTCCTATCCGGAACGGGTGCGTTCCGCGATTCCCATCGCCACAACGGCACGGCATTCGCCGCTGCAGATCGCCTTCAATGAAGTCATCCGGCAGAGCATCATGGCCGATCCTGCCTGGAAGGATGGGAACTACTACGAAGACGAACCGCCGGACAGGGGGCTTTCGATCGCCCGGATGATCGGGCATATCACCTTCATGAGCGAAGAATCCATGGAAGAGAAATTTTCCCGTCACCGGACGAAGATTTTAAAGGGTGTTCCCTTTGCCCCGGAATTCGCCGTGGGCGGTTACCTGCATTATCAGGGAAGTCAGTTCGTGAAACGGTTTGACGCCAATGCCTATCTTTACATCACCCGGGCGCTGGACTATTTCGATTTGTCGGGAGATCGGCTGCTTTCCAACGAAAAGGTGCGTGACATCCGGTTTCTTATCCTCTCTTTTTCATCGGATTGGCTCTATCCCCCCAGCCAGTCCCAGGACATTGTAAGGCAGTTGAAGAAAGGCCAGGCGGAAGTGACCTACTGCGAACTGAACTCCACCTATGGCCATGACGCCTTTCTTGTGGAAACACAAGGGCAGACCCAATTGATCCGGAATTTTTTGAGCAGCAACGATGAACACTCGTGA
- a CDS encoding RrF2 family transcriptional regulator, which translates to MKLSTRGRYGLRFMLDLAQHYSEGPIFLKDIAQRQGISEKYLWQLIHPLKATGLINSTRGAHGGYLLAKAPGQITLKEIMQVVEGSLALVDCVDNASICSRADTCITRDVWQEATQGMLQALEALTLESMVKRQTEKEGKTK; encoded by the coding sequence ATGAAATTGTCCACGAGGGGTCGTTATGGGTTGCGTTTCATGCTGGATCTGGCGCAACATTATAGCGAAGGTCCCATTTTTTTGAAAGACATCGCCCAGCGTCAGGGGATTTCCGAAAAGTATCTCTGGCAGCTTATTCATCCTTTGAAAGCCACCGGGTTGATCAATTCCACCCGGGGGGCGCACGGAGGCTACCTGCTGGCAAAGGCTCCAGGTCAAATTACGCTGAAGGAAATCATGCAGGTTGTGGAAGGTTCGCTGGCCCTCGTAGACTGTGTTGACAACGCTTCAATCTGTTCAAGGGCGGATACCTGTATCACGCGAGACGTATGGCAGGAGGCTACCCAGGGAATGCTGCAGGCCCTGGAAGCACTCACCCTGGAGAGCATGGTCAAAAGACAGACGGAAAAAGAAGGAAAGACGAAGTGA